In one Mucilaginibacter sp. PAMB04168 genomic region, the following are encoded:
- a CDS encoding helix-hairpin-helix domain-containing protein — protein MKKNIELGLTAVEKQQLRERKISLKALRDYAPDEIASLLNASADRARELVALAEFQSIPSLGIGFAKELIDQGYFSLDQMKGKSAVELFDAYEKHCGCWADPCVEDSYRLLVHYIEHRDDTKHWWDFTKERKAYRAEFGFLPDRPVTAWYETEKYPKAKAHLKG, from the coding sequence ATGAAAAAGAATATTGAACTTGGGCTGACCGCTGTTGAAAAGCAACAACTGAGGGAACGGAAAATAAGCCTGAAAGCATTACGCGACTATGCTCCCGATGAGATCGCGTCCCTGTTGAACGCTTCAGCGGATCGGGCCAGGGAATTGGTTGCACTGGCTGAATTTCAAAGTATCCCGTCACTTGGGATCGGTTTTGCGAAGGAGCTGATCGACCAGGGATATTTCTCACTGGATCAAATGAAAGGCAAGAGTGCTGTTGAATTATTTGACGCCTATGAAAAACACTGCGGTTGCTGGGCAGATCCTTGCGTGGAAGATTCTTACCGGCTGCTGGTCCACTATATTGAGCATCGGGATGATACCAAACACTGGTGGGATTTCACGAAGGAGCGTAAAGCTTACCGCGCAGAGTTCGGCTTTCTGCCAGACCGGCCGGTAACCGCCTGGTATGAAACGGAGAAATATCCGAAGGCCAAAGCACATTTGAAAGGATAA
- a CDS encoding alpha-ketoglutarate-dependent dioxygenase AlkB: MEQLALFAEAGQSKGLPKEYLEYFPKLIEQFTGQQLLERFIKETPWQQQTRIMYTKEVVTPRLTAWYGDPQAYDYQSLKKNTPLTWTPELLMIKDLVEPLAGVQFNSVLLNYYRDGNDSVAWHSDKEEILGRNPVIASVSFGQVRNFDIRNKQDHKEHYSVKLEHGSFLLMKAGLQENWEHRIAKSTRPMRPRVNLTFRVVK; encoded by the coding sequence ATGGAACAACTGGCATTATTTGCAGAAGCCGGTCAAAGTAAAGGGCTGCCCAAAGAATACCTGGAATACTTTCCAAAGCTGATTGAGCAGTTCACCGGACAGCAGCTTTTAGAAAGGTTCATTAAAGAAACGCCGTGGCAGCAACAGACGCGGATCATGTACACGAAAGAAGTAGTCACCCCGCGTCTTACCGCTTGGTACGGTGATCCGCAGGCTTATGATTACCAGTCCCTTAAAAAGAATACACCTTTGACCTGGACACCGGAGTTACTGATGATTAAGGATCTGGTTGAACCGCTTGCTGGTGTTCAGTTCAACAGTGTGCTGCTGAATTATTACCGGGATGGTAATGATTCTGTCGCCTGGCACAGTGATAAAGAAGAGATACTGGGCAGGAACCCGGTCATCGCATCGGTTTCCTTCGGTCAGGTACGTAATTTTGATATCCGTAATAAACAAGATCATAAAGAACACTATTCGGTTAAACTGGAACACGGTTCCTTTTTGTTGATGAAAGCGGGACTACAGGAAAATTGGGAGCACCGGATCGCTAAATCCACGAGGCCAATGCGGCCAAGGGTGAACTTAACTTTTCGTGTAGTCAAATAA